A section of the Larus michahellis chromosome 1, bLarMic1.1, whole genome shotgun sequence genome encodes:
- the PDHA1 gene encoding pyruvate dehydrogenase E1 component subunit alpha, somatic form, mitochondrial isoform X2 produces the protein MRKMLLAALSRVLQGPAAATAAGRTVSAASRVMVASRSYADFASEATFEIKKCDLHRLEEGPSTTTVMTREEGLHYYKTMQTIRRMELKADQLYKQKIIRGFCHLYDGQEACCVGLEAAIKPTDHVITAYRAHGFTYARGVPTREILAELTGRKGGCVKGKGGSMHMYTKNFYGGNGIVGAQVPLGAGIALACKYFDKNEVCLTLYGDGAANQGQIFETYNMAALWKLPCVFICENNRYGMGTSVERAAASTDYYKRGDFIPGLRVDGMDVLSVREATKFATEYCRAGKGPILMELQTYRYHGHSMSDPGISYRTREEIQEVRSKSDPITLLKDRMVNNNLASIEELKEIDVAVRKEIEEAAQFATTDPEPPLEELGNHIYFNEPPFEVRGPNQWIRYKSVC, from the exons ATGCGCAAGATGCTGCTGGCCGCGCTCTCCCGGGTGCTGCAGGGtccggccgccgccaccgccgccggcaGGACGGTGAGTGCG gCATCTCGAGTGATGGTAGCATCGCGTAGCTATGCAGACTTTGCAAGTGAAGCCACGTTTGAAATTAAG AAATGTGACCTCCATCGCTTGGAAGAAGGCCCTAGTACCACAACAGTGATGACTCGAGAGGAGGGGCTCCATTACTACAAGACAATGCAGACCATACGACGCATGGAGCTGAAGGCTGACCAGCTGTACAAGCAGAAGATTATTCGTGGCTTCTGCCACTTATATGATGGTCAG GAGGCTTGCTGCGTAGGGCTTGAAGCTGCCATAAAGCCTACAGACCACGTGATAACAGCTTACAGAGCTCATGGCTTTACCTACGCACGAGGAGTGCCTACTCGAGAAATTCTCGCTGAACTTACAG GTCGAAAAGGAGGATGtgtgaagggaaaaggaggatcAATGCATATGTATACCAAAAACTTCTATGGTGGCAATGGTATTGTTGGTGCTCAG GTTCCTCTTGGAGCTGGGATTGCGCTGGCCTGTAAATACTTTGATAAAAATGAAGTCTGTCTGACATTATATGGAGATGGTGCAGCCAACCAG ggCCAGATATTTGAAACATACAATATGGCTGCCTTATGGAAGTTGCCTTGTGTTTTTATCTGTGAGAACAATCGGTACGGAATGGGAACGTCAGTTGAGAGAGCTGCAGCCAGCACTGACTACTACAAGAGAGGAGACTTCATTCCAGGGCTTAGG gtggATGGCATGGATGTTCTCAGTGTTCGAGAAGCAACAAAGTTTGCAACTGAGTACTGTAGAGCTGGAAAA GGTCCTATTCTGATGGAGTTACAGACATACCGTTATCATGGCCACAGTATGAGTGACCCTGGAATAAG CTATCGTACTAGAGAAGAAATTCAAGAAGTGAGAAGCAAAAGTGATCCCATTACTTTGCTGAAGGACAGAATGGTCAACAATAACCTTGCTAGCATTGAGGAATTAAAG GAAATTGATGTGGCAGTAAGGAAGGAGATCGAGGAAGCTGCTCAGTTTGCTACCACTGACCCGGAGCCACCACTGGAAGAACTAGGTAACCACATCTACTTCAATGAGCCACCCTTTGAAGTACGTGGCCCAAACCAGTGGATAAGGTACAAGTCTGTCTGCTAA
- the PDHA1 gene encoding pyruvate dehydrogenase E1 component subunit alpha, somatic form, mitochondrial isoform X1 produces the protein MRKMLLAALSRVLQGPAAATAAGRTGAVSEASRVMVASRSYADFASEATFEIKKCDLHRLEEGPSTTTVMTREEGLHYYKTMQTIRRMELKADQLYKQKIIRGFCHLYDGQEACCVGLEAAIKPTDHVITAYRAHGFTYARGVPTREILAELTGRKGGCVKGKGGSMHMYTKNFYGGNGIVGAQVPLGAGIALACKYFDKNEVCLTLYGDGAANQGQIFETYNMAALWKLPCVFICENNRYGMGTSVERAAASTDYYKRGDFIPGLRVDGMDVLSVREATKFATEYCRAGKGPILMELQTYRYHGHSMSDPGISYRTREEIQEVRSKSDPITLLKDRMVNNNLASIEELKEIDVAVRKEIEEAAQFATTDPEPPLEELGNHIYFNEPPFEVRGPNQWIRYKSVC, from the exons ATGCGCAAGATGCTGCTGGCCGCGCTCTCCCGGGTGCTGCAGGGtccggccgccgccaccgccgccggcaGGACG GGAGCTGTTAGTGAG gCATCTCGAGTGATGGTAGCATCGCGTAGCTATGCAGACTTTGCAAGTGAAGCCACGTTTGAAATTAAG AAATGTGACCTCCATCGCTTGGAAGAAGGCCCTAGTACCACAACAGTGATGACTCGAGAGGAGGGGCTCCATTACTACAAGACAATGCAGACCATACGACGCATGGAGCTGAAGGCTGACCAGCTGTACAAGCAGAAGATTATTCGTGGCTTCTGCCACTTATATGATGGTCAG GAGGCTTGCTGCGTAGGGCTTGAAGCTGCCATAAAGCCTACAGACCACGTGATAACAGCTTACAGAGCTCATGGCTTTACCTACGCACGAGGAGTGCCTACTCGAGAAATTCTCGCTGAACTTACAG GTCGAAAAGGAGGATGtgtgaagggaaaaggaggatcAATGCATATGTATACCAAAAACTTCTATGGTGGCAATGGTATTGTTGGTGCTCAG GTTCCTCTTGGAGCTGGGATTGCGCTGGCCTGTAAATACTTTGATAAAAATGAAGTCTGTCTGACATTATATGGAGATGGTGCAGCCAACCAG ggCCAGATATTTGAAACATACAATATGGCTGCCTTATGGAAGTTGCCTTGTGTTTTTATCTGTGAGAACAATCGGTACGGAATGGGAACGTCAGTTGAGAGAGCTGCAGCCAGCACTGACTACTACAAGAGAGGAGACTTCATTCCAGGGCTTAGG gtggATGGCATGGATGTTCTCAGTGTTCGAGAAGCAACAAAGTTTGCAACTGAGTACTGTAGAGCTGGAAAA GGTCCTATTCTGATGGAGTTACAGACATACCGTTATCATGGCCACAGTATGAGTGACCCTGGAATAAG CTATCGTACTAGAGAAGAAATTCAAGAAGTGAGAAGCAAAAGTGATCCCATTACTTTGCTGAAGGACAGAATGGTCAACAATAACCTTGCTAGCATTGAGGAATTAAAG GAAATTGATGTGGCAGTAAGGAAGGAGATCGAGGAAGCTGCTCAGTTTGCTACCACTGACCCGGAGCCACCACTGGAAGAACTAGGTAACCACATCTACTTCAATGAGCCACCCTTTGAAGTACGTGGCCCAAACCAGTGGATAAGGTACAAGTCTGTCTGCTAA
- the PDHA1 gene encoding pyruvate dehydrogenase E1 component subunit alpha, somatic form, mitochondrial isoform X3 — translation MRKMLLAALSRVLQGPAAATAAGRTASRVMVASRSYADFASEATFEIKKCDLHRLEEGPSTTTVMTREEGLHYYKTMQTIRRMELKADQLYKQKIIRGFCHLYDGQEACCVGLEAAIKPTDHVITAYRAHGFTYARGVPTREILAELTGRKGGCVKGKGGSMHMYTKNFYGGNGIVGAQVPLGAGIALACKYFDKNEVCLTLYGDGAANQGQIFETYNMAALWKLPCVFICENNRYGMGTSVERAAASTDYYKRGDFIPGLRVDGMDVLSVREATKFATEYCRAGKGPILMELQTYRYHGHSMSDPGISYRTREEIQEVRSKSDPITLLKDRMVNNNLASIEELKEIDVAVRKEIEEAAQFATTDPEPPLEELGNHIYFNEPPFEVRGPNQWIRYKSVC, via the exons ATGCGCAAGATGCTGCTGGCCGCGCTCTCCCGGGTGCTGCAGGGtccggccgccgccaccgccgccggcaGGACG gCATCTCGAGTGATGGTAGCATCGCGTAGCTATGCAGACTTTGCAAGTGAAGCCACGTTTGAAATTAAG AAATGTGACCTCCATCGCTTGGAAGAAGGCCCTAGTACCACAACAGTGATGACTCGAGAGGAGGGGCTCCATTACTACAAGACAATGCAGACCATACGACGCATGGAGCTGAAGGCTGACCAGCTGTACAAGCAGAAGATTATTCGTGGCTTCTGCCACTTATATGATGGTCAG GAGGCTTGCTGCGTAGGGCTTGAAGCTGCCATAAAGCCTACAGACCACGTGATAACAGCTTACAGAGCTCATGGCTTTACCTACGCACGAGGAGTGCCTACTCGAGAAATTCTCGCTGAACTTACAG GTCGAAAAGGAGGATGtgtgaagggaaaaggaggatcAATGCATATGTATACCAAAAACTTCTATGGTGGCAATGGTATTGTTGGTGCTCAG GTTCCTCTTGGAGCTGGGATTGCGCTGGCCTGTAAATACTTTGATAAAAATGAAGTCTGTCTGACATTATATGGAGATGGTGCAGCCAACCAG ggCCAGATATTTGAAACATACAATATGGCTGCCTTATGGAAGTTGCCTTGTGTTTTTATCTGTGAGAACAATCGGTACGGAATGGGAACGTCAGTTGAGAGAGCTGCAGCCAGCACTGACTACTACAAGAGAGGAGACTTCATTCCAGGGCTTAGG gtggATGGCATGGATGTTCTCAGTGTTCGAGAAGCAACAAAGTTTGCAACTGAGTACTGTAGAGCTGGAAAA GGTCCTATTCTGATGGAGTTACAGACATACCGTTATCATGGCCACAGTATGAGTGACCCTGGAATAAG CTATCGTACTAGAGAAGAAATTCAAGAAGTGAGAAGCAAAAGTGATCCCATTACTTTGCTGAAGGACAGAATGGTCAACAATAACCTTGCTAGCATTGAGGAATTAAAG GAAATTGATGTGGCAGTAAGGAAGGAGATCGAGGAAGCTGCTCAGTTTGCTACCACTGACCCGGAGCCACCACTGGAAGAACTAGGTAACCACATCTACTTCAATGAGCCACCCTTTGAAGTACGTGGCCCAAACCAGTGGATAAGGTACAAGTCTGTCTGCTAA